AGACCGGCTGGAACCGGCGGGCGAGGGCCGCATCCTTCTCAATATACTTGCGGTATTCATCCAGCGTCGTCGCACCGATGCAGTGCAGTACGCCACGGGCCAGTTCGGGCTTGATGAGGTTGGAGGCATCCATCGCGCCATCGCTGCGACCCGCACCCACAAGGGTATGCATCTCGTCGATGAACAGGATGATCTGGCCTTCGGCGGACTCGATTTCCTTGAGCACTGCCTTGAGACGTTCCTCGAACTCACCCCGGAATTTCGCGCCAGCGACCAGTGCGCCCATGTCGAGCGAGAGCAGCTTCTTGTTCTTCAGGGCCTCGGGCACATCACCATTGACGATACGCTGCGCCAGCCCTTCGACGATGGCGGTCTTGCCCACACCCGGCTCACCGATCAGGACGGGGTTGTTCTTGCTGCGGCGGGCAAGGACCTGAATGGCGCGGCGGATTTCCTCGTCACGGCCGATCACGGGGTCCAGTTTGCCCTGAAGCGCCACCTCGGTCACGTCACGCGCATATTTCTTCAGCGCGTCAAAATTGGCTTCTGCGTTTTCGCTATCCACGGTGCGTCCCTTGCGGATTGTGGCAATGGCTTTTTCCAGCGCCTGTGGCGTGGCACCGCCCGCGCGCAGGGCCTGGCCGGCCGGGGTCTCGGATGTGGCAATGGCGGCCAGCAGGCGGTCCTGCGCCACGTATTCGTCACCCGCCTTCTGGGCGGCCTGTTCGGCGCCATCCAGCAGGCGCACCAGTTCACCCGTGGCCGCAGGCTGACCCGCGCCGCTGCCCTGCACCTTGGGCAGCTTGGCAAGGGCTGCGTCATTGGCGGCCGTAATGGCAGGCACCTGCCCGCCAGCCGCGCGGATGAGGGAAGATGCCGCCCCCTGATCATCATCCAGCAGGGCCTTGAGCAGATGCTCCGGCGTCAGCTGCTGGTTGTAATCCCGCATGGCAATGGTCTGTGCAGCCTGCAGGAAACCGCGCGACCGTTCTGTAAACTTCTCGATGTTCATATGTTTTCCCGTCCCTCTCGATCAGGCGACAAAAAAGGTTTCGCCCTTGGCCGTCCCTCAACAGGCAACGGCATGGCGCTGGATTCCAGATGGGATCAACTGGATGTTATTACAAGATATCGGGCGTGATTTCCTTCCCCTGTCTCCTGTCGCGCGCATGGGGTCATGGGCGATGTGAACCTGTGGATAGCTGATCATCGGGGGTGGGTTTTCAACCTTGATCCAGGTCAATATTGCCGTGCCTTATTGGCGCAACGGCCATTCGCCCAGCGGTATGCGGCGCCTGCGGGGCAACCGCCCCTCCATATTAAAGAGGGACGGTTGAATGGAAAAACCAGATTCCCACAAACCCTTGATAAAAAATAAAAGTTTCTGGGTACTGCCTTTTTTACAAAGGCGGCGTTCCCTGAAGCTTTCTGAAAAAAGCTTCACCAGGAACTTCTTTCCGATTTTATGGCGGTTTTTACTTGTTTCTTTCCGCCAGTGTCGGCCCCAGCAGCAGCAGGTCGGCTGCGGAAAGACGGTCCGACGCCGTGCTGGCCTGATGCCAGAAGGGATAGAGGATCGGTGGCGCGCTGGCTTCGTCAAGACGGCTGATTTCCTCCGCAGTCAGGCTCAGCTCAATGGCCTTGAGGTTATCAACCAGCTGTGCCTCGGTCCGGGCACCGATAATGACGGATGTAATGGTGGGCCGCTGCGCCACCCAGGCCAGCGCCACCTGGGCTGCGGAAATGCCACGGCTTTCGGCAATGCTGACCAGCACTTCCACCACATCGTACAGCTTCTCGGTATCATATACCGGCGGTTCGCCCCATTTCTCGATCTGGCGCGTGCCTTCGGGCTGCGGCTTGCCACGGCGGTACTTGCCGGACAGCAGGCCGCCGGCCAGCGGGCTCCACACCTGCACACCAATACCCTGGTCAAGAGCCACGGGCAGGAGTTCGTACTCCGCCTCGCGTGCCTGAAGGGAATAATAGATCTGCTGCGCCACGGGGGCGATCAGACGGTTGCGCTCCGCCGTGCCCAGCGCCTTCATGATATGCCATGCCGAGAAGTTGGAAACCCCGGCATAACGGATCTTGCCCGCGCGGGTCAGGGTATCCAGGGCTTCCAGCGTTTCATCCAGCGGGGTCTGGCCATCCCATTCATGCAGGTAATACAGGTCGATATGATCACGGCCCAGACGCTTCAGACTGGCCTCGCACGCACTGACAAGATGAAAGCGCGACAGACCCGCGTCATTGGCACCCGGCCCCATGTTGAAGCGCGCCTTGGTCGTGACCATCACGTCATCGCTGCGTCCCTTGAGGGCAGCACCCAGAATCTCTTCCGACACGCCGGTTGAATAGATATCCGCCGTATCGAACATGTTGATCCCGGCATCGATGCACAGGTCGATCTGGCGGGTTGCCCCGGCAAGATCGGTATTGCCGGTCTTGGCAAAATTCCCCTTGCCGCCGAATGTCATGGTTCCCAGTGTAAAAGCCGAAATCCGCAGGCCGGAACGGCCAAGCTGACGATACTGCATAATTCTTGTCTCCTCTGACAGAAGGGGCTGGCGCGCCCCTGCATTCCTGCCCGCCCATGGGTGGGCAGGGCATGTACCCGGTGGCCATGATCCGCTGCGGGCAGCACGTGATGCGTGCGACAGGCCACGCATGCGGACGCAGCCAGTACCCCGCTGGCAGCCCCCCATCACGCGGCGCACGGACAGCCTGATGGTGCCGCCGCTGGCGCACGGCCTCAGCCGGTATAGGTCACATTCAGTTCGCCCACCCCGGCGCAGCTTGCATGCAGCACGTCGCCACGCCGGACCGGGCCCACGCCCGAAGGGGTGCCGGTCATGATCAGGTCGCCCGCCGCGAGGGATACGAAACGGCTCAGGGCAGAAATGATTTCCGCAACCGACCAGATCATGTCCAGCAGATCGCCCTTCTGCCGGGGTTCGCCATTCACACTCAGCGTAATGGCGCCGCGCTCGGGATGGCCGATGGACGATACGGGCACGATGGACGAGATGGGACAGGACTGATCAAATCCCTTGGCCAGATCCCACGGCCGCCCCGCTTTCTTGGCCACAGCCTGCAGGTCACGGCGCGTCATGTCCAGGCCGACCGCGTAGCCGTATATGTGGGCCAGCGCCTTTTCCACCGGAATGTCATGGCCATCACGCCCGATGGCAGCCACCAATTCCACTTCGTGGTGCAGGTCGGACGTACTGACCGGAAAAGACAGCAGGCCACCGCCGGGCACCACCGCATCCCCCGGCTTGGAAAAGAAAAAAGGGTCGGAGCGTTCGGGGTTGCCGCCCATCTCGCGCGCATGGGCGGCATAGTTCTGTCCGACACACCATATCCGCCTGACAGGAAAGACGCCCTTACTCCCCTCCACTGGCACGATGGGTAGGCTGTAGGGGGGAATCACGTAATCCGTCACGGTACGGCGCTCCTTCATGTTCTTTTCGGTGGCGCATGGTGGCACCCGTTGCCCGCCGCTGTCACGGCAAATACAGGCGTGCGCGCCACCGGCAGACATAAAAAAAACGCCAGCCGGAACATGTCCGGCTGGCGCAAGTACAGGGGGATGGCCCACCGCCACCCGATCGGGTCGGGAGCGAAAGACCACCCCGAAAGCCCGCCTTTGACACGTCCCGCAAATCAGCAAGGACGTTTCCGGCATGGCTTCTGTCAGAAAAGCTCTGGGCAATACCGCCTTTTTGGAAAAAGGCAGCACCCGGAAACTTTTATCACCCGTTATTCGGGCCGGTATTTCAGTTGCGGGCCTTGTCGACCAGCTTGTTCTTGCCGATCCATGACATCATGCCACGCAGCTTCTCGCCCACCTTCTCGATCTGGTGCTCGTTGTTGCGCGCACGGGTCGCCTTGAAGCCGATGTTGCCGGACTGGTTTTCCAGGATGAAGTTGCGCACGAACGTGCCGTCCTGGATGTCGGTCAGGATCTTCTTCATCTCGACCTTGGTTTCCGGCGTGATCACGCGCGGGCCGGACACGTATTCACCATACTCCGCCGTGTTGGAGATGGAGTAGTTCATGTTCGCGATGCCGCCTTCGTAGATCAGGTCCACGATCAGCTTCATTTCGTGCAGGCATTCGAAATAGGCCATTTCCGGCGCGTAGCCCGCTTCAACCAGCGTCTCGAAACCGGCGCGGATCAGTTCGACCAGACCACCGCACAGCACGGCCTGCTCACCAAACAGGTCGGTCTCGACTTCTTCCTTGAAGGTCGTCTCGATGATGCCCGCGCGCCCGCCACCATTGGCCGATGCATAGGACAGCGCGATTTCCAGCGCATTGCCCGAAGCGTTCTGCGCCACGGCAACCAGCGACGGCACGCCGCCACCCTTCTGGTATTCGGAACGCACGGTGTGGCCGGGACCCTTGGGCGCGATCAGGAACACATCCAGGTCGGGACGGGCCTCGATGATGCGGAAGTGGATGGACAGGCCATGGGCGAAGGCAAGGGCCGCACCCTGCTTGAGGTTCTTTTCCAGCGATTCCTTGTACAGCGCGCCCTGGCCTTCATCCGGCGTCAGCACCATCACCACGTCCGCCCACTTGGCGGCGTCGGCCGGGCTCATCACCTTGAAGCCGGCGGCCTCGGCCTTGGCTACGGCGGTGGACTCGGGGCGCAGGCCGACCACGATGTCGGTCACGCCGGAATCCTTGAGGTTGTTGGCATGGGCATGGCCCTGGCTGCCGTAACCGATGATGGCCACCTTCTTGCTCTTGATCAGGTTCACATCGGCATCGCGATCATAATAGACGCGCATGGTCTTGCTCCTTGGAATAAAACGAAAAAGACGTATGGAAAGATAAAGCCCGGCGTCCCCTTACAGGATCGCGGCACCCCGGGCGATGGCGGCGACACCCGTGCGCGACACTTCGGCCAGGCCGAGCGGGCGCATGAGGTCGATGAACGCATCGAGCTTGTCGGTCGCGCCGGTCAGCTCAAAGACAAAGGACGTGGCCGAGGCATCAACCGGATGGGCGCGGAAAGCCTGCGCGATACGCAGCGCATCGGCCCGGCGCTCCCCGCTGGCAATCACTTTCACCAGCGCCATCTCACGCGCCACATGCGGTTCGTGCGCCGTCATGACCGATACGCGGTACACCGGCACCAGCCGCTCCACCTGCGCGCGGATCTGCTCCAGCACGCGCGGGGTCGCGGTGGTGACAATGTTGATGCGCGACTGGCGGCGGGTTTCATCAACCGGGGCCACGGTCAGGCTCTCGATATTGTACCCACGACCGGAAAACAGGCCGATGACACGCGCCAGCGCACCGCTTTCATTCTCGACCTGAATGGAAATGACCGCGGAGACCGGGCTCTCCTGCTGCGTGGTCATGATCATGTTTCCTGACTGCTGAAAGTGCCACCGCGCATGCTTGTCCATGCAGAGGTGGCAGGAAAGGAGAAGGGCGCAGCGGCGGCCAGCGCCGCCCGCGGCATCGGGGGCGGGTCAGACCAGCATGCGGCCTTCCGCGCTGATCTCGTCATCCTCCCCGGGGCCAAGGAGCATCTGGTTATGCGCCGCCCCGGACGGGATCATGGGATAGCAGTTTTCATCCTGCGCAACGCAGATATCCGCCACTACCGGACCCGGATGGGCCAGCATTTCGGCAATCACGCCATCCAGTTCACCCACGCACGTCGCACGCAGGCCGCGACCATGGAAGCTTTCCGCCAGTTTCACGAAATCGGGCAGTGCCGCGCTGTAGCTTTCGGAATAGCGCGATTCGTGCAGC
This portion of the Komagataeibacter sp. FNDCF1 genome encodes:
- a CDS encoding aldo/keto reductase, whose product is MQYRQLGRSGLRISAFTLGTMTFGGKGNFAKTGNTDLAGATRQIDLCIDAGINMFDTADIYSTGVSEEILGAALKGRSDDVMVTTKARFNMGPGANDAGLSRFHLVSACEASLKRLGRDHIDLYYLHEWDGQTPLDETLEALDTLTRAGKIRYAGVSNFSAWHIMKALGTAERNRLIAPVAQQIYYSLQAREAEYELLPVALDQGIGVQVWSPLAGGLLSGKYRRGKPQPEGTRQIEKWGEPPVYDTEKLYDVVEVLVSIAESRGISAAQVALAWVAQRPTITSVIIGARTEAQLVDNLKAIELSLTAEEISRLDEASAPPILYPFWHQASTASDRLSAADLLLLGPTLAERNK
- a CDS encoding fumarylacetoacetate hydrolase family protein — translated: MKERRTVTDYVIPPYSLPIVPVEGSKGVFPVRRIWCVGQNYAAHAREMGGNPERSDPFFFSKPGDAVVPGGGLLSFPVSTSDLHHEVELVAAIGRDGHDIPVEKALAHIYGYAVGLDMTRRDLQAVAKKAGRPWDLAKGFDQSCPISSIVPVSSIGHPERGAITLSVNGEPRQKGDLLDMIWSVAEIISALSRFVSLAAGDLIMTGTPSGVGPVRRGDVLHASCAGVGELNVTYTG
- the ilvC gene encoding ketol-acid reductoisomerase — encoded protein: MRVYYDRDADVNLIKSKKVAIIGYGSQGHAHANNLKDSGVTDIVVGLRPESTAVAKAEAAGFKVMSPADAAKWADVVMVLTPDEGQGALYKESLEKNLKQGAALAFAHGLSIHFRIIEARPDLDVFLIAPKGPGHTVRSEYQKGGGVPSLVAVAQNASGNALEIALSYASANGGGRAGIIETTFKEEVETDLFGEQAVLCGGLVELIRAGFETLVEAGYAPEMAYFECLHEMKLIVDLIYEGGIANMNYSISNTAEYGEYVSGPRVITPETKVEMKKILTDIQDGTFVRNFILENQSGNIGFKATRARNNEHQIEKVGEKLRGMMSWIGKNKLVDKARN
- the ilvN gene encoding acetolactate synthase small subunit: MTTQQESPVSAVISIQVENESGALARVIGLFSGRGYNIESLTVAPVDETRRQSRINIVTTATPRVLEQIRAQVERLVPVYRVSVMTAHEPHVAREMALVKVIASGERRADALRIAQAFRAHPVDASATSFVFELTGATDKLDAFIDLMRPLGLAEVSRTGVAAIARGAAIL